The Erigeron canadensis isolate Cc75 chromosome 4, C_canadensis_v1, whole genome shotgun sequence genome window below encodes:
- the LOC122596939 gene encoding uncharacterized mitochondrial protein AtMg00860-like translates to MVKEGIVLGDKVSKEGLEVDKAKIDVISKLHPPTNVKSVRSFLGHAGFYRRFIQDFSKITRPMTKLLEKDVPFVFDKECLDAFNLLKERLTNAPIMTPPNWSLPFELMYGMIRWCVANDETRQILDACHHGPTGGHYGASVTDKKVYDAGFY, encoded by the exons ATGGTCAAGGAGGGTATAGTTTTGGGAGATAAAGTTTCTAAGGAAGGGTTAGAGGTTGataaagctaaaattgatgtgataAGTAAATTGCATCCACCCACAAATGTTAAATCTGTTAGAAGCTTTCTTGGTCATGCGGGGTTTTACCGTAGGTTTATacaagatttttctaaaatcacccGGCCTATGACTAAGTTGTTAGAGAAAGATGTCccgtttgtttttgataaagagTGTCTTGATGCTTTCAACTTGCTTAAAGAGAGATTGACCAATGCCCCTATTATGACTCCACCCAATTGGTCTTTACcattcgagttgatgt atgggatgataAGGTGGTGTGTGGCAAATGATGAGACACGCCagattcttgatgcttgtcaccATGGCCCAACCGGTGGACATTATGGAGCGTCAGTCACCGATAAGAAAGTGTATGATGCTGGATTCTATTGA